A DNA window from Arachis hypogaea cultivar Tifrunner chromosome 18, arahy.Tifrunner.gnm2.J5K5, whole genome shotgun sequence contains the following coding sequences:
- the LOC112771688 gene encoding G-type lectin S-receptor-like serine/threonine-protein kinase At4g27290, translated as MAILSFIVILAYLLSSSLAIELDYIHVSKSLSDGMTLVSQGGTFELGFFSPGKSQNRYLGIWYKKIPVQTVVWVANRANPINGSSGILTLNSTGNLVLKENETIIWNTASQKQAKNPVLELLDGGNLVLRNDGDSNPKAYLWQSFDYPCDTQLPGMKTGRDLQNDFDWRVTSWKSPDDPSPGDLSYGLVLSDYAEFSIMNGTKKFCRIGPWNGLYFGGVPNMKYEYIYELSYVTNKDEIFYSFSTKIDSLITRVVINQTSEHVLTQYVWDDKVQHWKLFGSLPADVCDYYGCCGAFGYCSAADTHVCQCLKGFSPKSPKAWNLSIWTQGCIRNEPLSCNVTSSDGFLKYTGFKEPDTQHTRLFENITLEDCEVLCLKNCSCMAYANSDIREGGRGCVMWFGDLIDLKLLQGGKQSLYIRMPASELEISRSHKKKVIISATIAATCGMLLLCYVIYKVRRNIAEKSKAEYFEGYVNDTDLPMFDLLMISNTTDNFSLNSKIGQGGFGTVYKGKLADGQEIAVKRLSQSSGQGMTEFLTEVKLIAKLQHRNLVKLLGCCIRGQEKLLVYEYMVNGSLDNFIFDRMKSKLLEWPQRFLIIFGVARGLLYLHHDSRLRIIHRDLKLSNVLLDDKLNPKISDFGIARAFGVDQTHGNTNRVIGTYGYMAPEYAINGLFSVKSDVFSFGVILMEIISGNRNRALCHANETLNLVGYAWMLWKEDRPLELIDPNIKESCVVAEVLRCIHVSLLCVQQHPEDRPTMASVLVMLGSKMDLVEPKEPGFFSCKLPTEVNSHSDQHNIITLNDELTITSLDGR; from the exons ATGGCCATTCTTTCTTTCATAGTGATTCTTGCTTAcctactttcttcttcccttgCCATAGAACTTGATTATATTCATGTTTCCAAGTCCCTCAGTGATGGCATGACCTTAGTGTCTCAAGGTGGAACCTTTGAACTCGGTTTCTTCAGCCCTGGTAAATCACAGAACCGTTACTTGGGGATTTGGTACAAGAAAATCCCAGTTCAGACAGTTGTTTGGGTTGCCAATCGGGCTAACCCCATTAATGGTTCCTCGGGAATATTAACATTGAACAGCACAGGCAATCTTGTGCTCAAAGAAAATGAAACTATTATTTGGAACACAGCCTCTCAAAAACAAGCAAAGAATCCAGTGTTAGAGCTCTTGGACGGTGGAAATCTTGTGCTAAGAAATGATGGAGATTCAAATCCAAAGGCCTATCTGTGGCAAAGCTTCGACTATCCATGCGATACACAATTGCCGGGGATGAAGACAGGAAGGGACCTGCAAAATGATTTTGATTGGCGAGTAACTTCTTGGAAGAGTCCAGATGATCCATCCCCTGGAGACCTTTCTTATGGTCTAGTACTAAGTGATTATGCTGAGTTTTCCATTATGAATGGAACGAAAAAGTTCTGTCGGATTGGACCTTGGAATGGCCTATACTTTGGGGGAGTCCCAAATATGAAGTATGAGTATATTTATGAACTCAGTTATGTCACCAACAAGGACGAGATATTCTACAGCTTTAGCACCAAGATTGATTCTCTCATCACAAGAGTTGTAATAAACCAAACAAGCGAACATGTTCTTACTCAATACGTCTGGGATGACAAAGTTCAGCATTGGAAACTTTTTGGATCACTTCCAGCTGATGTCTGTGATTATTATGGCTGCTGTGGAGCCTTTGGTTATTGCAGTGCAGCAGACACACATGTGTGCCAATGTTTGAAAGGGTTCAGTCCAAAGTCACCAAAAGCATGGAACTTATCCATCTGGACTCAAGGATGTATCCGCAATGAACCACTAAGTTGCAATGTCACAAGCAGTGATGGTTTTCTCAAATATACCGGCTTCAAAGAACCTGATACTCAACACACCAGGTTGTTTGAGAATATCACTTTAGAGGACTGTGAAGTTTTGTGCTTGAAGAATTGCTCTTGTATGGCTTATGCTAATTCTGACATAAGAGAAGGGGGCAGAGGATGTGTCATGTGGTTTGGTGATTTGATCGACCTAAAACTGCTTCAAGGCGGGAAACAAAGTCTATATATCAGAATGCCTGCTTCTGAGCTAG AAATTTCAAGATCACATAAGAAAAAAGTGATAATTTCTGCTACCATTGCTGCAACTTGTGGGATGCTTCTACTTTGTTATGTCATATACAAAGTCCGACGGAACATTGCTG AAAAGTCAAAAGCAGAATACTTTGAAGGATATGTAAACGACACAGATCTACCAATGTTTGATCTACTAATGATTAGTAATACCACTGATAACTTCTCGCTGAATAGCAAGATTGGACAAGGTGGTTTTGGAACTGTATATAAG GGGAAATTAGCAGATGGGCAAGAAATTGCTGTCAAGAGACTTTCACAGAGTTCTGGCCAAGGAATGACGGAATTTCTAACTGAAGTGAAGCTTATTGCAAAGCTTCAGCATCGAAATTTAGTAAAACTTCTTGGTTGCTGCATTCGAGGACAAGAAAAGTTGTTAGTTTATGAATACATGGTTAATGGCAGCCTAGACAACTTCATTTTTG ATCGAATGAAAAGCAAGTTGCTGGAGTGGCCTCAACGCTTCCTCATAATATTTGGAGTTGCTAGGGGACTTCTATATTTACACCATGATTCAAGATTGAGAATTATCCACAGAGATCTCAAATTAAGTAACGTTTTACTTGATGATAAGTTAAATCCTAAAATATCAGACTTTGGAATTGCTAGAGCTTTTGGAGTTGATCAGACTCATGGAAACACAAATAGAGTTATTGGGACTTA TGGATACATGGCACCAGAGTATGCTATCAATGGGCTATTTTCAGTAAAATCCGACGTCTTCAGCTTTGGCGTAATATTGATGGAGATTATAAGTGGGAACAGAAATAGAGCGCTTTGTCATGCAAATGAGACTCTTAATCTTGTTGGCTAT GCTTGGATGCTTTGGAAAGAGGACAGACCTTTGGAGCTGATTGATCCAAACATTAAGGAGTCGTGTGTCGTGGCAGAAGTATTGCGGTGCATCCATGTAAGTCTCTTATGTGTGCAACAACACCCGGAAGATCGGCCAACAATGGCCTCAGTACTTGTCATGTTAGGAAGTAAGATGGATTTAGTTGAGCCTAAAGAGCCTGGCTTCTTTTCCTGCAAGCTCCCCACTGAAGTGAATTCACACTCAGATCAACATAACATCATCACTTTAAATGATGAATTAACTATTACCTCATTAGATGGTCGGTGA
- the LOC112771690 gene encoding G-type lectin S-receptor-like serine/threonine-protein kinase At4g27290, whose protein sequence is MGIPSFTVMLAYMLYSSSLAIELDSLHVSQSLSDGMTLVSQGGKFELGFFSPGNSSHKRYLGIWYKNIPIQTVVWVANRANPIIDFSGILTVNSTGNLLLTENGTEITFWSTISQKQAKNPVLKLLDSGNLVLRNEGESNPKAYLWQSFDYPSDTYLPTMKLGRDLRNGLDWRITCWKSPNDPSPGDFSLGLALSDYPVYYMMNGTQKVYRAGPWNGLYFSGFPDLSFTYVFEVTFVTNKDEISYSYNTKVDSIITRALISQTSQSLTQYIWDDDLQNWKSFGSKPVDVCDKYDLCGAFSYCSVAESKHVCQCFKGFSPKSPEAWNSNNSSQGCIRDKPLSCNNVTSTDGFVKYTGLKVPDTQHTKLHENINLDECRNLCLKNCSCMAYANSDIRGGGSGCAMWFGDLIDIKLFQSGGQDLYIRMPALESGLQHRHKQKVIIASTIAASSATLLLCVYVIYRLRRNNIEKSKIEGYMEGYVNDADLPLFDLLTITTATQKFSLNNKIGQGGFGPVYKGRLADGLEIAVKRLSHSSTQGMTEFITEVKLIAKLQHRNLVKLLGCCIQGEEILLVYEYVVNGSLDTFIFDQTKSKLLDWPQRLGIIFGLTRGLLYLHQDSRLRIIHRDLKASNVLLDDKLNPKISDFGTARTFGGDQTEGNTNRVVGTYGYMAPEYAIDGLYSIKSDVFSFGILMMEIICGTKNRALCHANQTLNLIGYAWRLWKEEKALELIDSTIKESCIISEVMRCIHVSLLCVQQYPEDRPTMASVLLMLASEMDLDEPKEPGFFPKWVSIEANSQPHQCEVSTNDELTVTSLDGR, encoded by the exons ATGGGCATTCCTTCTTTCACAGTGATGCTTGCATACATgctttattcttcttctcttgccATAGAACTTGATTCTCTTCATGTTTCTCAGTCCCTCAGTGATGGCATGACCTTAGTGTCACAAGGTGGAAAATTTGAACTTGGTTTCTTCAGCCCTGGTAATTCTTCACACAAGCGTTACTTGGGAATTTGGTACAAGAATATTCCAATTCAGACAGTTGTTTGGGTTGCCAATAGGGCCAACCCCATCATTGATTTCTCAGGAATTTTAACAGTTAACAGCACAGGCAATCTTTTACTCACAGAAAATGGCACTGAGATTACTTTTTGGAGCACAATCTCTCAAAAACAAGCAAAGAATCCGGTATTGAAGCTCTTGGACAGTGGCAATCTTGTGTTAAGAAATGAAGGGGAATCAAATCCAAAGGCCTATTTGTGGCAAAGCTTTGATTATCCTTCAGATACATACTTGCCAACGATGAAGTTAGGAAGGGACCTCCGAAATGGTTTGGATTGGCGCATAACTTGTTGGAAGAGTCCAAATGATCCATCCCCTGGAGACTTCTCTCTTGGTTTAGCTCTCAGTGATTATCCAGTCTATTACATGATGAATGGCACGCAAAAAGTATATCGGGCTGGACCTTGGAATGGCCTTTACTTCAGTGGATTCCCAGATCTGTCCTTTACATATGTTTTTGAAGTCACTTTTGTCACAAACAAGGATGAGATATCCTATAGTTATAACACCAAGGTTGATTCTATCATTACAAGAGCTTTAATAAGCCAAACAAGTCAATCTCTTACGCAGTATATATGGGATGACGATCTTCAGAATTGGAAAAGTTTTGGATCAAAGCCAGTTGATGTGTGTGATAAATATGACCTTTGTGGAGCCTTTAGTTATTGCAGTGTAGCAGAATCAAAGCATGTCTGCCAATGCTTTAAAGGGTTCAGTCCTAAGTCACCAGAAGCATGGAACTCAAACAACTCCTCACAAGGATGCATTCGCGACAAACCATTAAGCTGCAATAATGTCACAAGCACTGATGGTTTTGTCAAATACACAGGCTTGAAAGTGCCGGATACTCAGCATACTAAGCTGCATGAGAATATTAATTTAGATGAATGCAGAAATCTGTGTTTGAAGAACTGCTCTTGTATGGCTTATGCCAATTCAGACATAAGAGGAGGAGGCAGTGGCTGCGCCATGTGGTTCGGTGATCTAATTGACATCAAACTGTTTCAATCTGGTGGACAGGATCTGTACATTCGAATGCCTGCTTTGGAATCAG GACTTCAACATCGGCACAAGCAAAAAGTGATAATTGCTAGCACCATTGCTGCATCTTCTGCAACACTTCTACTTTGTGTTTACGTTATATACAGACTCCGAAGGAACAATATTG AAAAATCAAAGATAGAAGGATATATGGAAGGGTACGTAAATGATGCGGATCTACCACTGTTTGATCTACTAACAATTACTACTGCCACCCAAAAGTTCTCGTTGAATAACAAGATTGGACAAGGTGGTTTTGGACCTGTTTATAAG GGAAGATTAGCAGATGGACTTGAAATTGCTGTGAAAAGACTCTCACATAGCTCTACACAAGGAATGACTGAATTCATAACTGAAGTAAAGCTAATTGCGAAACTTCAGCACCGTAATCTAGTAAAACTTCTTGGTTGCTGCATTCAAGGAGAAGAAATTTTGTTAGTTTATGAATATGTGGTTAATGGTAGCCTGGACACCTTCATCTTTG ATCAAACAAAAAGTAAGTTGTTGGATTGGCCTCAACGCTTGGGCATAATATTTGGACTTACTAGGGGACTCTTATATCTTCATCAAGATTCAAGATTGAGGATTATCCATAGAGATCTCAAAGCAAGTAACGTTTTACTCGATgacaaattaaatccaaaaatatcaGATTTTGGAACGGCCAGAACTTTTGGAGGAGATCAAACTGAAGGAAACACAAATAGAGTCGTTGGGACTTA TGGATACATGGCACCAGAGTATGCTATAGATGGATTGTATTCTATAAAATCGGATGTCTTTAGCTTTGGCATACTTATGATGGAGATTATATGTGGGACCAAAAATAGAGCTCTTTGCCATGCAAATCAGACTCTCAATCTCATTGGTTAT GCTTGGAGACTATGGAAAGAGGAGAAGGCTTTAGAGTTGATAGATTCAACTATAAAGGAGTCATGTATAATCTCAGAAGTAATGCGTTGCATCCATGTGAGTCTGTTGTGTGTACAACAATACCCTGAAGATAGGCCTACAATGGCTTCTGTGCTTCTCATGTTAGCAAGTGAGATGGATTTAGATGAGCCTAAAGAGCCTGGCTTCTTTCCCAAGTGGGTCTCTATCGAAGCGAATTCGCAGCCACATCAATGTGAAGTATCTACAAATGATGAATTAACCGTTACCTCATTAGATGGCCGGTGA